A single Montipora foliosa isolate CH-2021 chromosome 7, ASM3666993v2, whole genome shotgun sequence DNA region contains:
- the LOC138009995 gene encoding uncharacterized protein KIAA1958-like, with translation MEKAINKPLNEFTKEELVNILRRFYVEARSHDGKYYSRNSIRAIRAGLDRYLNKENTNFSIITDREFKPANDALNAHLVELFREGKISSTKHKPALIPQDVEIFYEKKQLGLETPESLLQTAWFNIMLHFGKRGRENMREMTAEDIQIHKSSSGLEYITLVERATKNHQGGLNSSENEAAAVMSEMPGNPRCPVLAVKIYLSKRNKQCQALWQKPKNHKATKFSPAEDVWYCNSPLGKHKLENLLSEMSKKAGLATIYTSHCLRATSVTILKAYGLENARVKSVTGHKSDSAVESYHKRPTLEQQVESSAIVSDFVAGPTQCQVGRERALVEIQQNHLVEESGFQVQAASTSSQVASALLFFVHL, from the coding sequence ATGGAGAAAGCCATCAACAAGCCATTAAACGAGTTTACAAAAGAAGAGCTCGTAAATATTTTGCGTAGATTTTACGTCGAAGCTCGCTCCCACGACGGCAAATATTACAGTCGTAATTCAATAAGAGCAATTCGAGCCGGCTTGGATAGatatttaaataaagaaaacactaACTTCAGTATTATTACTGACAGAGAGTTTAAGCCTGCAAATGATGCTCTCAATGCTCACCTGGTTGAGCTCTTTCGCGAAGGAAAAATTTCGTCCACGAAACACAAACCGGCGTTGATACCTCAAGACGTCGAAATTTTCTACGAAAAGAAACAGCTTGGGCTAGAAACACCAGAAAGTTTACTGCAAACAGCGTGGTTTAACATCATGCTCCACTTTGGAAAACGTGGGCGAGAAAACATGAGAGAGATGACAGCTGAAGATATTCAAATCCATAAATCAAGCTCTGGCCTTGAGTACATCACACTTGTTGAAAGGGCTACGAAAAACCACCAAGGAGGCCTAAACAGCAGCGAAAATGAAGCTGCAGCTGTGATGTCAGAGATGCCGGGCAATCCTCGCTGTCCTGTCTTGGCTGTGAAGATCTACTTGTCGAAGCGAAACAAGCAATGTCAAGCTCTTTGGCAGAAACCAAAGAATCACAAAGCGACGAAATTCAGCCCTGCGGAAGATGTCTGGTACTGCAACTCACCGCTAGGAAAACACAAGTTGGAGAACCTTCTCTCTGAAATGTCCAAAAAAGCAGGATTGGCTACTATCTACACCTCACATTGTTTGCGAGCCACTTCTGTGACAATCCTGAAGGCATATGGGCTTGAAAATGCTAGAGTGAAGTCGGTGACAGGTCATAAGAGTGACTCAGCCGTTGAAAGCTACCACAAGCGTCCTACTCTCGAGCAGCAAGTTGAATCCTCAGCGATTGTAAGCGACTTCGTTGCTGGCCCCACTCAATGTCAGGTCGGCAGAGAAAGAGCTCTGGTGGAAATCCAGCAAAACCACCTCGTGGAGGAATCCGGATTTCAAGTGCAGGCCGCTTCGACTTCTTCACAGGTCGCCAgcgcgttgttgttttttgtgcATCTGTGA